In Vibrio echinoideorum, the following proteins share a genomic window:
- a CDS encoding radical SAM family protein has product MKLKNHLLYIDITQFCGIGCDFCMYTENHAKSHLKLSSKAITNLSRLINDPEVKRISVSGEGEPLNNIHVFYQILALSKGNRQFEFITSGYLEHEKLKSAFREIDRIVETNGDQCNIRLSSDSHHIPKLKHLPHGKCIDDFKEGTYNNLTLSFRSIDPDREFTRRYLIDQAKAIGFNAKVRSLGALEDVVEVEGTEFRIDYKNLVKPHGMYEQYMSMWQYIDSIEQKTGKPFTLGSINKQENGLDVTIKPNGDVYLYGLEIRRLGNIHEDKISYELIKQVLLSNEVMRKLYEEPFREVIFSFGDREVISKAIETVNNPYWLMKEIYTEIRLDLAC; this is encoded by the coding sequence ATGAAACTAAAAAATCACTTGTTATATATCGATATCACACAATTTTGTGGTATTGGCTGTGATTTCTGCATGTACACAGAAAATCACGCAAAGAGTCACTTGAAGCTATCTTCTAAAGCTATCACTAACCTGTCTAGGTTAATAAATGATCCAGAAGTAAAAAGAATATCCGTCAGTGGGGAAGGTGAGCCACTTAACAACATCCACGTTTTCTATCAGATTCTTGCGCTTTCAAAAGGAAATAGACAGTTTGAGTTCATAACTAGCGGCTACTTAGAGCATGAGAAACTTAAAAGTGCTTTCAGAGAGATAGATAGAATAGTTGAAACCAATGGCGATCAGTGCAACATAAGACTTAGCTCTGATTCACATCACATACCCAAGCTTAAACATCTGCCACATGGTAAATGCATCGATGATTTCAAAGAAGGTACGTATAACAATTTGACACTGTCCTTCCGTTCGATTGACCCTGACAGGGAGTTCACAAGACGATATCTCATTGACCAAGCCAAAGCTATTGGCTTCAACGCCAAAGTTAGATCATTAGGTGCTCTCGAGGATGTAGTCGAAGTAGAAGGCACTGAATTCCGAATTGACTACAAGAATCTGGTCAAGCCACATGGTATGTATGAACAATATATGAGCATGTGGCAATACATCGACAGCATAGAACAGAAAACAGGTAAGCCGTTCACGTTAGGTAGTATTAACAAGCAAGAGAATGGTTTAGATGTAACGATTAAACCTAACGGTGACGTGTATTTGTATGGTCTCGAAATAAGGCGTCTGGGAAACATCCATGAAGATAAAATATCCTATGAACTCATAAAACAAGTTTTGCTCTCAAATGAAGTTATGCGAAAGCTGTATGAGGAGCCGTTTAGAGAAGTGATCTTTTCTTTTGGCGATAGAGAAGTTATTAGTAAAGCAATTGAAACCGTAAATAACCCTTATTGGTTGATGAAGGAAATCTACACAGAAATTAGGTTGGACTTGGCATGTTAG
- a CDS encoding DUF2357 domain-containing protein — MVTWYDRFNGKLVKQLPENIMPGRYAAQDLCIFNGHSNIQPDDFLISDGTEKFHIGSQVSSFIHSEKSEQLETELEIVESAILAYQETVHLGKDSSFLIPDKLLARFELTKFEELLVDVLKKGHLQEIARRPRMELIYEEHLVPVSRAKKVASSANAHLASHSECWQTRTLTGVIPKQILALESEDQLNIYENRVYVKLLDNIERYLVKRILEVKKLEEIFKQAVSFQNAEGIYFELRDSIFTLWGEGFSDDEQADDAAIHAIATIELLTKMLKKVRTLQHSSLYLRLTHNNHVPLKLNMTNVLSHDQHYRHVARLWNSWLDSQQANSLEPEKIFQRNRKLAVAYSKYCCDLVKRTLHELGFSELTSNYFKRNGNQTINFEVTDCSEIVLKVSKQRLCFVPCFTNNIDLSNTEEMGSNQRVLLSLAHDVEMNKNHLCASPTNFYSLEQLAVLISKWLVNQVFQTIGITVSKTPTLLINTLNRMTASDCWKIEHNSVTMIKPCLSIKPKLMELKKEHRKDVSIVQTADAIIEAAKRFEELLYCPCCGAKADESQWVSRDDNCFAIQKSSCNHIWEVNRQADGNKVLKVIPNKALENGMLSSFERSGRFSLSVNLKLT; from the coding sequence ATGGTTACTTGGTATGACAGATTTAACGGGAAGTTGGTAAAACAGCTTCCCGAAAATATTATGCCCGGAAGATATGCGGCTCAGGATTTGTGCATTTTTAATGGACATTCAAATATCCAACCAGATGATTTTCTGATTAGTGATGGAACTGAAAAGTTTCACATTGGATCTCAGGTCAGCTCATTTATTCATAGTGAAAAGTCTGAACAACTTGAGACCGAATTAGAGATTGTCGAAAGCGCAATACTCGCATACCAAGAAACGGTTCACTTGGGGAAAGATAGTTCTTTTCTCATACCAGATAAATTACTCGCTCGCTTTGAATTAACTAAATTTGAGGAGTTACTAGTTGATGTCCTAAAAAAAGGACATCTCCAAGAAATCGCCAGACGCCCTAGAATGGAGTTGATTTATGAGGAGCATCTTGTTCCTGTATCCAGAGCTAAAAAGGTAGCAAGTTCTGCCAATGCTCACCTAGCTTCTCATTCAGAGTGTTGGCAAACAAGAACATTAACAGGTGTGATCCCCAAACAAATTCTCGCCTTAGAAAGTGAAGACCAGCTCAATATTTATGAAAATCGAGTGTATGTGAAACTGTTAGATAATATTGAGCGATATTTAGTTAAGCGCATTTTAGAAGTAAAAAAATTAGAAGAAATATTTAAGCAAGCAGTGAGCTTTCAAAATGCGGAAGGTATTTATTTTGAGTTGAGAGACAGTATCTTTACCTTGTGGGGAGAAGGTTTTTCCGATGATGAACAGGCGGATGATGCAGCAATACACGCTATCGCTACAATAGAGCTCCTAACTAAGATGCTAAAAAAGGTTAGAACATTACAACATTCAAGTTTGTATCTAAGGTTAACTCATAATAATCATGTTCCGCTCAAGTTAAACATGACCAACGTTTTGTCGCATGACCAGCATTATCGACATGTAGCAAGGTTATGGAACAGTTGGTTGGATAGCCAGCAAGCTAATAGTCTTGAGCCTGAAAAAATATTTCAACGAAATAGAAAGTTGGCAGTAGCGTACTCAAAATATTGTTGTGATTTGGTGAAACGAACGTTGCATGAACTTGGGTTTAGTGAATTGACATCAAATTACTTTAAAAGGAATGGAAACCAGACCATTAACTTTGAGGTAACAGATTGTTCTGAAATTGTCTTGAAAGTATCTAAACAGCGTTTGTGCTTTGTTCCATGCTTCACCAACAATATTGACTTATCAAACACCGAGGAGATGGGAAGTAATCAAAGAGTATTACTTTCTTTAGCCCACGATGTAGAAATGAATAAAAACCATCTTTGTGCTTCGCCAACTAACTTTTACTCATTAGAACAGCTAGCAGTCTTGATTTCAAAATGGCTAGTTAACCAAGTATTTCAAACTATTGGTATCACTGTAAGTAAAACTCCAACGTTGTTAATCAACACTCTAAACCGCATGACCGCTAGTGATTGTTGGAAGATAGAACACAATAGTGTCACCATGATCAAGCCATGCTTATCCATTAAACCCAAACTAATGGAATTGAAGAAAGAGCACCGTAAGGATGTTTCTATAGTTCAAACAGCTGATGCAATTATAGAAGCAGCAAAAAGATTCGAAGAGCTGTTGTACTGCCCTTGTTGTGGTGCAAAAGCAGATGAAAGCCAATGGGTATCTAGAGATGACAACTGTTTTGCTATTCAAAAATCTAGCTGTAACCACATATGGGAGGTTAATAGACAAGCGGATGGCAATAAAGTATTAAAAGTTATACCAAATAAGGCTTTAGAGAATGGCATGTTATCCAGCTTTGAGCGTTCAGGCAGGTTCAGTCTATCAGTAAACTTAAAGCTCACGTAG
- a CDS encoding AAA family ATPase has product MAKRNRAQKQAVAANVKNTSNPAADKIDSALAAVENLAESDHSSVFGTMAEKLKLAKMSHDAASSEQKKEASESYGNDIQSLVGELKKLVEQNKKIEADSKQSLSRSKQLEESIEDLKKKIELEKKELDKQSKELLANKKNNAEDRAEIANKLEELKEQELDAESGFAEKHMEMLESFEEKQSKLTESLAQKKLNLEKEVDDLTKTKQSLNEAEKALLEEKLQELSSKELALDEKEFQLNQEKTLIERKRKQAQLTSEEASSYKISLKDEIEKEFAYQISSLENQNASLEKQITQYDQGEKQYLAKLSSFKDIERQFGDATPQEVLEKLNHFKQTVNKLRLQLDEKPSEQLEQNHKELKKNYEALEQEYNNAYAELQQNKVQLTKSRMSVIELEQVQKQKQTLEKHNQLLKAAVDQLSADVDDLVNKQQAKTAFPALLELDSKLRAKGITESIPSLRNFAEELQHRIAWDSDEQKELYYRQEDICLFIAGLSMSRLHILQGISGTGKTSLAKAFARAVGGGVKTISVQAGWRDKGDLIGHFNAFEKKFYEQETLQALYEAQSPAYSDRPYIVLLDEMNLSRPEQYFAEFLSALELDPKDRILNLMTTGEPNGPEKLIDGRKIKIPENLWFIGTANHDETTFEFADKTYDRAHVMELPRHKNTFAINKDLEPVTYSFDSLEAAFDAAANRHSSQVTKLIEALDGSELSMILEEEFNVSWGNRLERHLIRFISVMLECGSDLGFALDHMLATKVLRAGKATGRYDTEHEDISNLIDALNEFWRAQGFKSKPTASLKLLNNELKKKSGL; this is encoded by the coding sequence ATGGCAAAACGCAACAGAGCCCAAAAGCAGGCAGTAGCTGCAAATGTAAAGAATACATCCAATCCCGCAGCGGATAAAATAGACAGTGCTTTAGCTGCTGTGGAGAACCTAGCAGAAAGTGATCACAGTTCAGTTTTTGGTACTATGGCTGAAAAACTCAAGCTAGCAAAAATGTCACATGATGCTGCAAGTTCAGAGCAAAAGAAAGAAGCTTCAGAGTCTTATGGCAACGATATTCAGAGTTTGGTTGGTGAACTTAAAAAACTAGTAGAGCAAAACAAGAAGATTGAAGCCGATAGTAAACAAAGTTTATCAAGATCAAAGCAACTAGAAGAGTCTATAGAAGATCTTAAAAAGAAAATCGAGTTAGAAAAAAAAGAATTAGACAAACAATCCAAAGAGCTTTTAGCGAATAAAAAGAATAATGCAGAAGATAGGGCTGAAATTGCCAACAAACTCGAAGAGCTAAAAGAGCAAGAACTTGATGCTGAAAGTGGTTTTGCAGAAAAGCACATGGAAATGCTCGAATCGTTCGAAGAAAAACAAAGCAAGCTTACAGAATCATTGGCGCAGAAAAAATTAAATCTTGAAAAAGAAGTCGACGACCTAACTAAAACCAAGCAATCGTTGAATGAAGCGGAAAAAGCTTTGCTCGAAGAAAAGCTACAAGAGCTATCCTCAAAAGAACTAGCATTAGACGAAAAAGAGTTCCAATTAAACCAAGAAAAAACACTTATTGAGAGAAAGCGTAAGCAAGCACAATTAACGAGTGAAGAAGCGAGTAGTTATAAAATTTCACTAAAAGATGAAATTGAAAAAGAATTTGCCTATCAGATATCTTCACTTGAAAACCAGAATGCTAGCCTTGAAAAGCAAATTACTCAGTATGACCAAGGTGAAAAGCAGTACCTAGCAAAATTGAGTTCGTTTAAGGACATAGAGAGACAATTTGGTGACGCTACTCCGCAAGAGGTTTTAGAGAAACTTAACCATTTCAAACAAACAGTAAACAAGCTTCGTTTACAGCTAGATGAGAAGCCTAGTGAACAGCTTGAACAAAATCACAAAGAGCTTAAAAAGAACTATGAAGCATTAGAGCAAGAATACAACAATGCTTATGCAGAGCTACAGCAAAATAAAGTGCAGCTTACGAAAAGTAGAATGTCTGTTATTGAGTTAGAGCAAGTTCAAAAGCAGAAGCAAACTTTGGAAAAACACAATCAATTGTTAAAAGCAGCAGTTGATCAATTAAGTGCCGATGTTGATGACCTCGTTAACAAGCAACAAGCTAAAACTGCTTTCCCAGCTCTTTTAGAACTTGATAGCAAACTAAGAGCCAAAGGGATAACAGAGTCTATTCCTTCATTAAGAAACTTTGCAGAGGAGCTTCAACACCGTATTGCTTGGGACTCTGATGAACAGAAAGAGTTGTATTATCGTCAAGAAGACATTTGTTTATTTATTGCTGGTCTTTCTATGAGCCGGTTGCATATCCTGCAAGGGATCAGTGGAACGGGTAAAACGAGTTTAGCAAAGGCATTTGCAAGAGCTGTTGGCGGTGGAGTTAAAACTATATCTGTTCAAGCTGGCTGGCGAGATAAAGGAGATTTAATCGGTCATTTTAATGCATTCGAGAAGAAGTTTTACGAGCAAGAAACTTTGCAAGCATTATATGAAGCGCAATCTCCGGCATATAGTGACCGTCCATACATCGTTTTATTGGATGAAATGAACCTTTCAAGACCAGAACAGTATTTTGCTGAGTTTTTATCAGCTTTAGAGTTAGACCCCAAAGACCGTATTCTTAACTTGATGACAACAGGAGAACCTAATGGGCCAGAAAAGTTAATTGATGGGAGAAAAATTAAAATACCTGAGAACCTTTGGTTTATTGGCACTGCTAACCATGATGAAACAACGTTTGAGTTCGCTGATAAAACTTATGACCGTGCCCATGTAATGGAGCTGCCTAGGCATAAGAATACGTTTGCAATCAACAAAGACCTTGAGCCAGTCACTTACAGTTTTGACTCACTAGAGGCAGCCTTTGATGCGGCAGCTAACAGACATAGCTCTCAGGTTACTAAGCTTATTGAAGCATTAGATGGTTCTGAGCTTTCAATGATTTTAGAGGAAGAATTCAATGTTAGTTGGGGCAATCGACTAGAAAGGCACCTGATTAGGTTTATATCAGTGATGCTTGAGTGTGGTAGTGATTTGGGCTTTGCCTTAGATCATATGTTAGCAACTAAGGTGTTAAGAGCTGGTAAAGCGACTGGCCGTTATGACACTGAGCATGAAGATATTTCAAACCTTATTGATGCATTAAACGAGTTCTGGCGTGCTCAAGGCTTTAAGTCAAAACCTACTGCGAGCCTGAAACTCTTAAATAATGAATTGAAGAAAAAGAGTGGTCTTTAA
- a CDS encoding DEAD/DEAH box helicase encodes MNTQDLKHLTQEKIIEVAIDEDAISAFDCEQDISFHVIYDELFIKQKDLLEKVTNDDVFDSYGDIEHFIWIPISKQKNKVLIQAIPCLPNNLDFNELQVSVDENIIEQVAKLAKLKTKDIDSVTDWLKSEFVLHVNNQSKVLTAISNASVVDNRGLTIVGKTSLLEVQYTPEQRMWAKSVKRLRRKVKFNLSSLDCEFSFVDYTVAARIQDPLIKQKLEELNRDNSTYINLWNQYNLKVKEKAVELANKAGFVRYIKVDKEDSIDGVKWKFYFQEKDLEKVKELAAVLREEPNHTLEINKRLPSWLENNIGDLGLEKDEKLQSIAAQFSGHTHQYITLNLNSYGKPEEKGVIYLSISGSIVQMQRREQARDSITSFLNPMKDLRLLIEDQDFSISRQKLAKNTLKPLTATARRSFKGEPTEKQIEALDVALNTPDIALILGPPGTGKTQVISALQNRLAEEHKSNLTGQILLTSYQNDAVDNVIARSEAFGIPAIRADDNTRAPYILEQWSQKQTSHLTEIANELTQNDGSYKIIKNIRKDIATILASRVDKKQKHERIKSLLEDIDNLRINHGFAIPQSLKAKLDQLFGTQAFDSNATLSTLLLSQVRGLRTSDRAYDDDGYEQSFKCLSALRRTGRYEEEVEVLDEIIEQLTLSAEDFEKLREIKNKLLDDLIPDYRPKSLQVELSKDEISTLHQLNDVISNHAMNCAAGIPDIIEEYLDLIKYQPDYLAKSVRDYTTSIGASCQRSAGQQVVKYKEQISASLNEVGGEFTFDTVIVDEAARANPLDLFIPMALASKRIVLVGDHFQLPQMLEPDIEKEMINAGDLQQETAKAIKMSLFERLYTQLKDRQAKDGIQRTVMLDTQFRMHPDIGGFVSRSFYEAEGEPKLEAGLSEEHFDLGIAKYKGKVAEWIDLPLQSGKEQRSGTSWQRDCEAQKVVSEVQDLFSENPNLSVGVITFFAAQRELILNRFAQVGICQKSNDGWEYLPGYKTTEEGEEKIRVGSVDAFQGKEFDVVILSTVRSNDFSASDENAYRIKYGFIRTPNRLNVAFSRAKSLIKVVGDKAMFSGNSAEKAIPQVWAFIHELCEVKS; translated from the coding sequence ATGAACACGCAAGATCTAAAACATTTAACTCAAGAAAAGATCATTGAAGTTGCCATCGACGAGGATGCTATTTCGGCCTTTGATTGTGAACAAGATATTTCTTTTCACGTCATCTACGACGAGCTGTTTATTAAGCAAAAAGATCTATTGGAAAAGGTAACGAACGATGATGTATTTGATAGCTATGGTGACATTGAACACTTTATTTGGATACCGATTTCTAAACAAAAAAATAAGGTGCTTATTCAAGCGATTCCTTGTTTACCGAATAACTTGGATTTTAACGAGCTACAAGTTTCTGTTGATGAAAACATTATTGAGCAAGTTGCCAAACTCGCGAAGTTAAAAACCAAAGACATTGACAGCGTTACAGACTGGCTAAAAAGTGAGTTTGTACTTCATGTTAATAACCAATCGAAAGTGTTAACTGCGATCAGTAATGCAAGCGTTGTTGATAATAGAGGGCTAACGATTGTAGGTAAAACTAGCTTGCTTGAGGTGCAATATACTCCAGAACAAAGAATGTGGGCGAAATCGGTTAAGAGATTGCGCCGTAAAGTTAAGTTCAATTTAAGTTCACTAGATTGTGAATTCTCGTTTGTTGATTATACGGTTGCAGCTCGCATTCAAGACCCTTTGATAAAGCAAAAGCTTGAGGAGTTAAATCGAGACAATTCAACATACATAAACTTATGGAACCAATACAACCTAAAAGTTAAAGAAAAAGCAGTGGAACTAGCTAATAAGGCAGGTTTTGTTCGCTATATAAAAGTTGATAAAGAAGACTCAATTGATGGTGTGAAATGGAAGTTTTACTTCCAAGAAAAAGATCTTGAGAAAGTTAAAGAGCTTGCCGCCGTTTTGAGAGAAGAACCTAACCACACCTTAGAAATTAACAAACGCTTGCCTAGCTGGTTAGAAAACAATATTGGTGATTTGGGGCTTGAAAAGGATGAAAAGTTACAGAGTATTGCTGCTCAATTTTCGGGGCATACTCATCAGTACATAACACTTAACTTAAACTCTTACGGAAAGCCTGAAGAAAAAGGTGTTATTTATTTGTCGATTAGTGGCTCAATTGTGCAAATGCAACGACGCGAGCAAGCAAGAGATTCGATTACAAGCTTTTTGAATCCAATGAAAGACTTACGCCTGTTAATTGAAGATCAAGATTTTAGTATTTCTAGGCAAAAACTAGCCAAAAATACACTGAAGCCGTTAACTGCTACGGCGAGAAGATCATTTAAAGGTGAGCCAACGGAAAAACAAATAGAAGCTTTAGATGTCGCTTTAAATACACCCGATATAGCGTTAATTCTCGGCCCTCCTGGTACAGGTAAGACCCAAGTTATTAGTGCGCTGCAAAATAGGTTGGCAGAAGAACATAAAAGTAACTTAACGGGGCAAATACTGCTTACCAGCTATCAAAATGATGCGGTGGATAACGTGATCGCTAGATCTGAGGCGTTTGGCATTCCAGCTATTAGAGCGGATGATAATACGCGTGCTCCTTATATATTGGAGCAGTGGAGCCAGAAACAAACAAGTCATTTAACTGAAATTGCGAATGAGTTAACTCAAAATGATGGCAGTTATAAAATTATAAAAAACATTCGAAAGGATATAGCCACGATTCTAGCTTCTCGTGTAGATAAAAAACAAAAACACGAGCGGATCAAAAGTCTTCTTGAGGATATTGATAACCTTAGGATAAACCACGGTTTTGCAATACCTCAGTCCTTAAAAGCAAAGCTAGATCAACTGTTTGGCACTCAGGCTTTTGATAGCAATGCAACTCTTAGCACCTTGTTACTCAGTCAAGTGAGAGGGTTGCGAACGTCCGATCGAGCGTATGATGATGATGGCTATGAACAGTCATTTAAATGTCTATCTGCTCTACGCAGAACTGGGCGATATGAAGAAGAAGTAGAAGTTCTTGATGAAATCATCGAACAGCTGACTCTCAGTGCTGAAGACTTTGAAAAACTCAGAGAAATCAAAAATAAGTTACTCGATGATTTAATACCTGATTACCGACCGAAATCGTTGCAAGTTGAGCTTTCAAAAGATGAAATATCAACGCTCCATCAATTGAATGATGTTATATCCAATCACGCAATGAATTGTGCAGCAGGAATACCTGATATTATTGAAGAGTATTTAGACTTAATCAAGTATCAACCGGATTACCTTGCAAAAAGTGTAAGAGACTACACGACGTCAATTGGTGCCTCGTGTCAACGCTCCGCTGGTCAGCAGGTTGTAAAGTATAAAGAGCAAATTAGTGCTTCTTTGAATGAAGTTGGTGGAGAGTTCACCTTCGATACGGTCATCGTAGATGAAGCTGCTAGAGCGAACCCGCTTGATTTGTTTATTCCCATGGCGTTGGCCTCGAAACGAATCGTTTTGGTTGGGGATCACTTCCAGCTACCGCAAATGTTAGAACCCGATATTGAAAAAGAAATGATTAACGCGGGTGACTTGCAACAAGAAACAGCTAAAGCAATCAAAATGAGCCTTTTCGAGCGATTGTATACGCAATTAAAAGATCGCCAAGCCAAAGATGGGATTCAGCGAACTGTGATGCTGGATACCCAATTTAGGATGCACCCTGATATCGGCGGTTTTGTTAGTCGTTCATTTTATGAAGCTGAAGGAGAGCCAAAACTTGAAGCAGGCTTAAGTGAAGAGCATTTCGATCTAGGTATTGCTAAGTATAAAGGTAAAGTAGCCGAGTGGATCGACCTGCCATTGCAGTCTGGCAAGGAACAGCGTTCTGGAACCAGTTGGCAGCGAGATTGTGAAGCACAAAAAGTGGTTAGTGAAGTGCAAGACCTGTTTTCAGAAAATCCAAACTTAAGTGTGGGTGTTATTACCTTCTTTGCCGCACAGCGAGAGTTAATTTTAAATAGGTTCGCGCAAGTAGGTATTTGCCAAAAATCAAACGACGGTTGGGAGTATCTGCCTGGTTATAAAACCACAGAAGAGGGGGAAGAAAAAATTCGTGTTGGCTCTGTTGATGCTTTTCAGGGAAAAGAGTTTGATGTGGTGATTCTATCAACGGTTCGCTCAAATGATTTTTCGGCATCAGATGAGAACGCATATCGAATAAAATATGGTTTCATTCGTACACCAAACCGTTTAAACGTGGCGTTTAGTCGAGCTAAGAGTTTAATTAAAGTTGTTGGTGACAAAGCCATGTTTTCTGGTAATTCAGCCGAAAAAGCCATTCCTCAAGTATGGGCGTTTATTCACGAACTCTGTGAGGTAAAGTCATGA
- a CDS encoding serine/threonine protein kinase: MASEQAKKRIVTDTFGQEFELVKKIGQGGQGVVCTTQVDNVLVKMSTQRDKDKKRKWLEHVHWLMRQPLERLNIAKPFSRIAMDGNNFGYAMELMDGLIPLESLMNETEELIASQGSPEHYLSTGGLRRRMTILAKLARTLSDLHARGLAYGDLSPANIFVSENPAYSEVWLIDCDNICVNQRESFDFLTDEGKPGRIFSPGFGAPEVINGDSFVSSLTDAWSFAIVAMKLLTTNHPFIGEAVENGTPEDEERAFSGELPWIYHLTDHSNALDDDYPKGIPLELVALKPLYRLFELCFNAGKDDPLVRPSLSEWAEIFEQLEHMLVKCQNNECNATFNFLVSGGQLECPFCESLMNNRQVLYIRNNLQDLSILELPNATLNDTYVDTGYHQTLNIGETIVLRNSCPGSVYWSESQDLLSIRFTKEGLELTPIGAKSFEMGMGKNKLQTFSSKTPVPASTRTNQWLLIKPIIDIPESQIANLFRLRW; this comes from the coding sequence ATGGCAAGTGAACAAGCAAAAAAACGCATAGTTACTGACACATTTGGTCAGGAATTTGAGTTAGTCAAAAAGATTGGGCAAGGTGGGCAAGGAGTTGTTTGTACAACTCAGGTGGACAATGTACTAGTAAAAATGAGCACTCAACGGGATAAAGATAAAAAAAGAAAATGGCTTGAGCATGTTCATTGGTTAATGAGACAACCTTTAGAGCGGTTAAATATAGCTAAACCATTTTCGCGTATTGCAATGGACGGGAATAACTTTGGTTATGCAATGGAGCTGATGGACGGATTGATTCCTCTCGAATCGTTAATGAATGAAACTGAAGAGTTAATTGCTTCACAAGGTTCACCAGAGCATTACTTATCAACGGGTGGCTTAAGACGTCGAATGACTATTTTGGCAAAGCTCGCCAGAACATTGTCAGATCTTCACGCAAGAGGATTAGCATACGGTGACTTATCTCCCGCCAACATCTTTGTTTCAGAAAATCCTGCCTACTCTGAAGTGTGGTTAATTGATTGTGACAACATTTGTGTCAACCAACGTGAAAGTTTTGATTTTTTAACTGATGAAGGCAAGCCAGGTCGTATTTTTAGTCCAGGGTTTGGTGCGCCAGAAGTTATTAATGGTGATAGTTTTGTTTCCTCACTGACGGATGCTTGGAGCTTTGCAATCGTCGCGATGAAGCTATTAACAACTAATCATCCATTTATTGGTGAAGCGGTTGAAAATGGTACTCCTGAAGATGAAGAGCGAGCGTTTTCGGGTGAGTTGCCTTGGATATATCACTTAACGGATCATTCAAATGCCCTAGATGACGATTATCCAAAAGGCATTCCATTAGAGCTGGTTGCGCTAAAGCCTCTTTATCGTTTATTTGAGCTGTGTTTTAACGCAGGCAAAGATGATCCGCTTGTCAGACCCAGTTTAAGTGAATGGGCGGAAATCTTTGAACAGCTTGAACATATGCTAGTGAAGTGCCAAAACAACGAATGTAATGCTACTTTTAACTTCTTGGTGAGTGGAGGGCAATTAGAGTGTCCATTCTGCGAGTCCTTGATGAATAATCGTCAAGTTTTGTATATCCGTAATAACCTTCAAGATTTATCTATTTTAGAACTACCTAATGCAACGCTTAACGATACATACGTTGATACGGGGTATCACCAAACGCTTAATATTGGCGAAACCATTGTTCTCAGAAATTCTTGCCCTGGTTCTGTGTATTGGTCGGAATCACAAGATTTACTGTCGATACGCTTTACCAAAGAAGGTTTAGAACTCACTCCAATTGGTGCTAAATCTTTTGAGATGGGAATGGGTAAAAACAAACTTCAAACTTTCAGCTCGAAAACGCCAGTTCCGGCTTCAACCAGGACTAATCAATGGTTACTTATCAAGCCGATCATTGATATCCCTGAGTCCCAAATAGCAAATTTATTTAGGTTGAGGTGGTAA
- a CDS encoding PP2C family serine/threonine-protein phosphatase, with protein MVSLRHLSVSVIGPGHLLNGQPNQDSVLIKRVPTGWLAVVCDGMGSKPHSDMGSKQACRAAFDVIKTADFSIENKALIKLIYQKWLNSLRDIRASDAVTTCLIAWVTDSGELRTFQLGDGLILTSQQSTERLDTNDFGNITTGLGKSKQFSDWQVTRQQLNVGDVIAVMTDGISEDLHQGMELAFVNTIVENTKVKSIRQAKAWLKNEFRNWGTPNHTDDKTLAVMVLS; from the coding sequence ATGGTAAGTCTTCGTCATCTAAGTGTGTCTGTAATTGGGCCTGGTCATTTACTAAATGGTCAACCCAATCAAGATTCAGTGCTAATAAAGCGGGTGCCAACTGGTTGGCTCGCTGTTGTCTGTGATGGAATGGGATCTAAACCTCATTCTGATATGGGATCAAAACAAGCATGTAGAGCTGCATTTGACGTGATAAAAACAGCAGATTTCAGCATTGAAAATAAAGCGCTTATCAAACTGATTTATCAAAAGTGGTTGAATTCGCTTCGTGATATAAGAGCCAGCGATGCAGTGACAACTTGTTTGATTGCCTGGGTTACTGATAGCGGAGAACTCAGAACGTTTCAGTTAGGTGACGGCTTAATTTTAACTTCGCAACAATCAACAGAAAGGTTGGATACAAATGATTTTGGCAATATCACTACTGGCTTAGGTAAGTCTAAACAGTTTTCCGACTGGCAAGTTACGCGGCAGCAATTAAATGTAGGTGATGTAATTGCGGTAATGACGGATGGTATTAGTGAAGACCTACACCAAGGCATGGAGTTGGCGTTCGTAAATACGATTGTAGAAAATACCAAGGTCAAGAGCATTAGACAAGCTAAGGCTTGGTTAAAAAACGAATTTAGGAATTGGGGTACGCCTAACCACACCGATGATAAGACACTCGCTGTAATGGTCTTGAGCTAG